The DNA sequence GGTGTTTACCTATTTGAAATAGGCAAATTTATATAATTTGGCAAGCCATCACCTTTGTATAAACCATCTGGCATTGTCAACTGATACTGACTATATTGATTGAGGCAGGGTCACATGTAGCCTATGCTAACCCCAaattgaagatgaccttgagcttttgATTCTCTTGGCTGTACCTCAGTACTGATGAGATTGTAAGGTTGTACTGCTGTAGGCTGGTTTCATAAgatgccagggattgaacccagctCTCAGGCGTGCTAGGTAGGAAAGTATTCTTGCCACCTGAGCTATATCTCTGGCCATCGAGTGACATTTACGATACACCGTTTGATTCACAAATCTAGTTATGAGGACTTAGAGATTATGAGCAAGAATAGTCATTATAGCACtattgaaaataacaaaacagccAACTTAAGACATACTCTAAATGTGTGTTAGTTGGGAATCTCTCCACTGTAAAAGAATTGAGGATTTTCTTTGATACTGACTGAGCTCATCCACTCAGTGGGAAAAACTGAAAACTTGTGGTGTGAGAAGGCAGGAGTGAAGCAGAAGTAACTGTGTCTGGCAGGGGAAGAGACAGACATTCCTCAGCAGTAGCTCTGTTGACATTTTGGACAGCATAAACCTAGGAATGGGGCACTGTCTACAAAGTACCATATCTAGCCTTTTTTTCCTCATCTCCCTACCTTCTGCCAGTAACACCCTGTCCATGTAACACACACTTCAGTTGTCAACAGCCATTCCGACCCTAGATGTTGTCAAGTGTCCCCAAGGAGGGAGGAATCTTATCCTGGTTGAGAACCGTGGGGAGGGACAGATAGACTAGGAGTATAAAGTGCACAGCTCGGAAATAGACACAAGTACAGTAGAAACTTGGTAGATTTCAGAGGTAGAGTTGAATTGAGGTTCAGAgaagtaaatatatttacttaatatgGAAAAATTACTGGCTCCCTTCCTCTTATCTGTATGAATAATCAGTTTATAGAAAGattatatattgaatttttaGGATTAAAAACCTTATAATAAATTAgcatctaaaaaaacaaaacactggatATAAACCTGGGTATTACTTATAACCAACAAATAATTTGTTACTAATTGCACACAAATAGGAAAAGCTTCCCAGCACCATATTGTGTTAGTCATCGTGTTGGGACAGAGTGCCTAAGATTAACTTGCAGTAAGAAAGGCTTATTTTGACTCCTAGGTTCAGAGGGTTCAGTCTGTAACActtgattaattaattttgggCCCGTGGTAAAGCAGAGCATTATGACCAAAGGTCATGGCAGAGAAAATTGCTTGTCTCACGGCAGACAGGAAGCacaaagagacaggaaggggcCAAGACAAGCTATACCTTTAAAGGCATCCCTTTCACAATCCTactgttcccaccccacccctgcaagTGACCGGCTTTCTCCAGCTAGGTCCTGACTTCTCCATTCAACAGTGAGTTCATTCGTGGATTAGTGCATTGTTGGACTTAGAACTCTAATGATCCAGTTGTCTCTGTCACTACCTGCCAGGGACTAAGTCTTCAATATATAGCCTTTTGTTAGGACACTTGTCCAAACTGTAAGAAATGGACAGAAGGTAAAGTGGCCTTCACAGAAGAACCCTGAATGGTCAATAGAAATGGAAGGATTCTTTAATCAATAGTCAGGAAAAAATTTAAGTATAAGTTAGGATTTAAGTAGTAGTCACTCTGATTACATTGTCACATTGTTTATAGAGACCCTTGTAGTACtaaatatgtaagaaataatATGGGGGAAAATCATGCTGGACCTCTACCTTATATTTTTGATTAGTTCTAAATAAACTAATGCTGAATGTACAATTTGTACAGAGATGTCCTCAGAAAtatctaaaaattataaaatatagaaatctaatattaaaaacttaaaacctCAAAGGGCACACTGTCTATATGTCTCTGTATGAATGCATATTTAATTAATGGTCAGGATGTATGAGAAATTAGAGCTGTTCTTCCTCTTTGGTGCCAGTAAGACAGTGTGATGATAAAGAAAAAACgctgtgtgagtgtgcatctgtgtctgtctgtctgtctgtctgcccctcccCGCTCCCTCCACATTGAGTCCAGAATGTTTTTCCTCTGGTCAAGTTTCCTGACCCATTCATTGCTAGAATACAGACAGAATCTGGGGAAATGTCTCTATTTGTCCATTTATGACAAAGGACAGATGGAAGGAAGAGGTAGGTGTATAGGGCATAGTGAGGTGAGAGAGAGGACTGGGGAGTGTCTGTGGCCTGTCAGCTTTCCAGCCTCTAGAACTACAAAATTAAGGTTTCTGGAGCCATCAGAATTCAGTCCTGCTgtggttttgttgctttgttgtgTGGGCACTGTTGGTGAATTGGTCACCTCTGGCTTAGCTGCTGAGCCTTTATCCATTATCCCCCTCCTTAGAAGTAGGAAGGGGCCAAAGGGGTAGGAATGGGACCAGAACTTTCAGGCCTAAAAGGCTGTATTTCTCTAACAATCAGTCTCCATCCTGAGGATATTCAGAAGTTCCAAACTGTCATTCACTGCATTCCTAAACAAGAGAGTCTTGTCACTATGGATTCCACAGCTTTTGGAAGTTGAAAGTTTGGATTCTAGACAAGGACTAGACATAGatggtgaagacagaacaagagaACTCAAAAGATTACACGTTACCTCTTCAGACCTTAGTttagtagtgcatgcctttagtctcagcactctgaaagcagagataggcagatctctgtgggttcaaggacaCCTCGTGCTCTAAggagagagagacctgtctccaaaaacacaaACCACCACTTCTTTGGGGCTTGGCTTTTAAAATCCATGTTCACATATGGTAATGCAATCATACTTGTTAAAATTCAATGTCATAAATAAAAAAGCTAGGATATCATTCTCGCTGTTGTTTTGTCTTCCCTAAAATGAAAGTTTGATAGAATTTTGctgttttgaggtagggtctcacatagctcagCGTAGTACGTATGGCTTGGATTATAGGTAAATACCACAATGCCAAGcttagaaagggtttctctgtggtatAATTTATTTGTCAAGTATGCTAACAGATGAACATCATTTCACAGTACTTTTTTCCCCCAGAATTTCATTACTTAGGACTCTGTTTGAAGTAAGGGAGTAATgtcttttattactttatttctttgCCTGCTTTGGACTACGTCCATAGCAAGTCCCTGTCTCCTAAAAGCAGAGCTCATGCCATGGTGTGTAAAATGCATGGATGCACCCCTTCCTTTCTTGTTACTACTTCTTGGTTTTGGAATTCTAATTGAAAAGGTCCTGAACTCTTTGGTGCATTCAGTTCATATAGGAATTCAAAGTTCATGAATAGATTTTGATGCTTGGTTCTTTTTCTGCCTTGAGAACTTATTAACAGTCCAGTAATTATATTATACTGGAGTCTAGGACTGAAATTCCCAGGTTATGGTTTAATTCAATTCTCTGTGTCTAAAGGGGGTGctttaaaagaaagcaagtcCCTTATAAGTCCCTTATAAGCCCTAATGAAAGCTACCCCTGGGTTTCCTTGGACCCTTAAGATGGAccctaaggggggaaaaaaaaaacaaaaaaaccaacccatgTCTCAGCTGTGGAACGCAAAGAAACCTGAACGGTGCTTCCCGAAGATCACCAGAGAGAACGTTTCCTTTGGAGACTTATTAGTTGGGGAGTTGGTATTTTTTCTGTAAAgtgagagttggttctccccATATTCCATAAGAACATGGTTATAAAAGATCTGTCTATAGCTTTTGTGTAGGAATTACAAGTGTATGCTACTTTTGGAGTGTTTGCTGACTTTACACTGAGAATGTAACTTTTCTCAGGGAATAATAGTGTGAAGCTAGGGGTGTAGCCTGTGCCTACagtccagcacttaggaggctgaggcaggcacaGGTCTGGGGCCAGCGTGAGTATACAGATAGTGAGGTGTCCTGgtttggagaaagggaaggatcAGATTGCTTGGGCCATACCCAGACCCAGCAGAGGCTGTAGTGGCAGTACCTACCCTCTCCTACCGTTTCCCAGTTGGTTCATTTGGTACATACATAGAGCAAATGGCACTTGTTTTTGAACAGCATTCCTAACAGCCAACTCACCATTCAACTTGAGTGTGTAAGGAAGATTCGGAGAAAAAGTTATTagtattaaacaaaaacaaaaagatgagcTAAGGTCCTGGATAGTTGGTGGTAAGGACTGAGACTCTGAGTAGCAAGTTGCCGTGCAGCGGTTTAGTACCGCTTTACTTTCCGTCTCTTAAGTGGCATGAGACCGAGATGAGGTAGGTCTGGGATAGTCCCACTTAGAAAGAGCTAGATAGCATGTGGGCGTCGTGCAGGCTGAAGTAGTActgttttcctttcccagcaACCATGCTCCAAGCAGCCCCACTTTCTGGGATAGCAGGTGGATCTTACTGAGATTTTTCACaagtgtggttggttggttgtttttcccTTTTCACAAAGAACCTGGTGTTTAGGCACAGGGTAATCCCTTACAGGAACCAGCCATTGCTCCCTTTTAAATTCGTGCAGGCTGTGAattcatgcatttttttaaattttaaattggtGTGTTCTTTGGGTGTACTGAAGTGAAAGCTACTCAAGTGCTTTTGGCTTCTTAGCTTTGTCTCTGCTTGTCAAATTTTCTTACTCAGGCTGTACTTTGTGATCATTTTTTAAGAGCATAATGCATATGGTACTGAAACAGTGCCCCAATAAATAGCCTTTCTTTGTATACAGCATTGTGCAGTCCATTGATTTATAAGGCAGGGATAGAACTATGTAATGGGGTGATCACTAGATAGTTACAAACTTCAGTATCAGGTAGCACACTAGGTATGTCCTAAAAGTATTGTAGGTATGCTGACTGGAGAGCATATGTTGCCTGGCACCCGATCATCAGACCATTTACAGTACTTACATGGAATAATGGGACTGATGCTTATAGCCAGCCAGCTAGCTAGCCTTTAAAACATGATTTGGTTTTCTGAAGATGTGATTCAGTttgtagggaaagggaacttggaGAGCATTTCAGAAATGTGAAGGAATGTCCTGGGGGCCTGAGTTAGAACCCTTGGGGAATATGCATATCTAAGAAAGAACCTACTGAGCTCAGCTGGAAGGAAAGGAGGTGATAGGTGACATATAAAAGTTCACCTTGTGTAAAGAACACTTGATGAAAGGGTTCTGAAACTAAGTAGAACAAGCCTTTCAGTCTAGACACTTTCATTCTGAAAAGCCTTATTATTAATGATTATGAAATTACATAGGAAGTATTCTCTTgagtttaaaaaattatcaaaaagtaCATGTATATCATTACAGTTTTGTTCTGAAGATAATTTAGTAGTCTCATGCATGGATGTATATATAACATGATAAGCAGAATTGCTTTAGAAACCAGAAAATAAGGGgccaggtttttaaaaatgtgtttagttTGGTTTGCGTGGATGTGTATATACTATGACAAGCAGAATTACTTTAGAAGCCAGAAAATAAAGGGCCAAGGTTTTAACAATGTACTTATTTGCTCTGGTTTAGAACTCTGACTTCTCAAATCTTTACTGCCCTGTAAAGCCTGAGTTGTCTTGATGTTTTACAACTGTAAAAATAGCATAACGACGGAAGAAAGTTGTAATTGCTAGTATAAAAACCACATGCTTAAAAATAGTTCATTTGAATacccttttctcttttgtcctcAGGTATAGTTGTATCCAGTATTGTTCTGATCTTGTCACAGCGATCACTTTTCAAGTTTTACATGTACAGCTCAGCCTTTCTATTAGCTGCAACTTCAGTGTTGGTGAATTACTATGCTGCTTTGCACATTGACTTCTATGGTGCCTACAACACGTCAGCATTTGGAATCGAGTTGCTTCCTCGGAAAGGGCCCTCACTGTGGATGGCACTCATCGTTCTGCAGCTAACCTTTGGAATTGGATATGTCACATTACTCCAGATTCAGTCCATCTATTCACAGTTAATGATTTTGAATATCTTGGTTCCTATAATGGGCTTAATCACAGAGCTGCCATTACACATCAGAGAGACATTAGTGCTCATGTCGTCCTTGATTCTCATATTTAACACAGTGCTTGTCTTGGTGGTAAAACTTAAGTGGTTTTACTACTCTACTAGGTATGTTTACTTGTTAGTGAGGCATATGTACCGAATTTATGGATTACAGTTACTGATGGAGGACACATGGAAGAGGATTCGTTTCCCAGACATACTTCGGGTCTTCTGGCTAACAAGAATTACAGCCCAGGCTACAGTGTTAATGTACATTTTAAGGATGGCAAATGAAACTGAgtccttctttatttcttgggATGACTTCTGGGACGTCATTTGTAATCTAATAATTAGTGGGTGTGATTCTACACTAACTGTACTAGGCATGAGTGCTGTAATTTCTTCAATAGCCCATTATTTGGGCCTTGGAATACTGGCCTTTATTGGATCAAATGAAGAAGATGACAGGCGGCTTGGCTTTGTagctcctgttttatttttcattttggctCTTCAGACTGGTTTAAGTGGGCTGAGACCTGAAGAGAGACTTATTCGCTTAAGTAGAAACATGTGCCTTTTATTAACTGCAGTCCTGCATTTCATCCATGGGATGACAGACCCTGTATTAATGTCTCTCAGTGCCTCCCACGTGTCATCTTTCCATAGACACTTCCCTGTGCTGTTTGTCTCTGCTTGCCTGTTcattctccctgtcttcctcagtTACGTCCTTTGGCATCACTATGCACTAAATACATGGCTGTTTGCAGTTACAGCCTTCTGTGTGGAACTCTGCTTGAAGGTAATCGTCTCCCTCACTGTCTACACGCTGTTCATGATTGATGGCTACTATAACGTCCTCTGGGAAAAGCTTGATGACTATGTCTACTTTGTTCGTTCCACAGGCAATATTATCGAATTTATATTTGGAGTAGTAATGTTTGGGAATGGGGCCTATACCATGATGTTTGAGTCAGGAAGTAAAATTCGGGCTTGTATGATGTGCCtacatgcatattttaatatCTACTTACAAGTAAAAAATGGCTGGAAGACATTCATGAATCGTAGAACTGCTGTTAAGAAAATTAATTCACTTCCTGAGATAAAAGGGACCCACTTGCAAGAAATAGATGATGTCTGTGCAATCTGCTATCATGAGTTCACAACATCTGCTCGCATAACACCGTGTAACCATTATTTCCATGCACTTTGCCTTCGGAAATGGCTGTACATTCAAGATACTTGTCCAATGTGCCATCAGAAAGTGTATATCGAAGACGAGATCAAGGATAACTCAAATGTATCTAACAACAACGGGTTTATTGCACCCAATGAAAATCCAAACCCAGAGGAAGCTTTAAGAGAAGATGCTGCTGGATCTGACCGAGAACTGAACGAGGATGACAGTACAGACTGTGATGATGAtgttcaaagagaaagaaacggGGGGATTCAGCACACaggcgcagcagcagcagcagaatttAATGATGACACTGATTAAAGTAGCATTTACTAATCATTGAGGTATTTGTTTAAAATTCAGTTCATCCGAAATGGAGTAATATGCTTCACATCAGTGTGTAAGCAAGCACAAAAGCAGTATCGATGCTGAAACTGTGAATGATTGTCCGTTTACTGTGATGTGCTACTGTAAATATACCTCTTTAATTACTTCTGGTCTCTTTGGTGACCTATTTAAATTTGTGTACATTATTGtacatagaataaaatgttttcacGTTTTTATGACAAAATTTGAACAAATAACTTCTTAATAGAGATAATGATCATACGGTGCGTCAATTGTGCCAAAGATTCCTCCATGAAATTAGAATATATCTAATGCTGGACTCTAGCTTTTCCTTAAACTGAGTGGGAAAATGAAAATGCAGAATAAAGGAATGTTAGGATAAGAGACGAGAAAAAATCTTGAGTAGAAAGGCTATAAAAGTCTTCTAAAACTAAGGGAAGATAACCTGCTAGAAACAACTAAGAAACTTGAAACCTGAGCTGCAGCTTAGAGCTAGGTTCAAAAGTCAAAAAACAGGGACAGCATTGAGAAATAGGCTTGTTATCAACTAAACTTTGCTATAAACCAGGGTGTGCTGTCTAAGTCTTAGTAAGCATCACTGTGTGTGCAGTGAGAGCATAAAACTGTTCTTTCAGACTTCTGAGGTACACAGTAAAAAGGTGGTCATTGTTAACTAAAGCATTAAGCAGTGTGAGGTGTAATGTATAGTGCCACCACTTTAAAGAACAACTGGAAAAAATTTCCTTAATAAAGCTCACAGTTTTACTATGAAATTCCacatcataaaaagaaaacacaaatcaggaaaaaaatactttaatggtGTTGTTATATAGCGTGTTGGCTAATTCCAGTGGGTCTTCTCCTCTGACTGCTGACATTATCTCCAGTATttgactaaaacaaaaaacaagggatCAACTTACTCAGAGTATATTGTTAGAGGTATGTAATCTCCTTTTTCTATGTAAACACGAGAAGATCTTATACTAGCACCTCTTCTAAGGAGGTTTATGAGTTATTAAAGTTGTCAGTAGTATCTGTAGGAAAGCATCCCCAATCACTGTCAACTGTAAGATTCTGGAGTTAATGTGCATATAAAGTTATAGGGTCATGTAAGTGCACCACTAATGGAATTATCCTAGAGGGTGGGAGTCCTGGCACATTTGTTACTGGATCATGAGCTTCTTAAAAAAGTGAAATGTATACTGCACAGTAAAACAGGTTAAGTAGGTACCTTTCTACTTTGGATTTAGTTTTActtatatttacttgttttactagtataacttttatatttataaataaaatatatatgtgtgtatatatttatatataatatgaataaaatgatGGTATTGAAGAGAATAGGGCCAAAAATTTGAAAGGTACTGCTTACTGATCTAGTCTCTAATGGGCAGCAAGGAATGTTTGTGTGCATACTAAATACaagtggactggagagatggctcagcagttaagagcactgactggtggtctagaggttctgagttcaaatcccagcaaccacatggtggctcacaaccatctgtaaagggatctgatgctactctgctggggtgtctgaagacagctacagtgtactcacatgcattaaataaacaaatacggCAAGTTAGGTGTGGCTGTGGGAGGGGTCTAGGCGTGTactcagagcagagagaagagctCAGAGATCCGTTTCTTTGCTCAAAGTGATAACAGCAGTGGGTTCCTAGTAATTATCTGTTTTTATACATGGATTAGGTTGTATACAGGTTGTAGTTTGAATTAAACCTTTAAATATTCCTGGTCATGagctttttctccctttctgagGACCCTAAGTGTGAACATCCAAAAGAACTAGGAATGAGGATTTACAGTTAGCTGGACCTTTACAAGTTGTTGCCAGTGTGacacaaacattcacatgcaGTCTGTGCAGTGAACTCAGACTGCGTCTGTAagtactactgctgctgctggcgGACGGTGGCCAAGGGCACGGCTGCTCTGGGCAGCAGAGCCATTTACTGCTCATGTTTGTTAATGTCACCGGTGCTTAGGAAAGCACTGCTCAGTAAGCCAGTAAGCCAGCAACCTGAACAGTATAGTACCTTTTTATTCAGTGCATTTTTCTATACTTTGAGGAATAAAGCTGCAGTTAAGTATAGCATTCTGGGGTATTGTGACACTtaagcttgtttattttttcaggtgtgtgtgtgtgtgttacatgtgtaaatacatatgtacatgagtgcagggACCAGAAgaatcagattcccctggagctggagttctaggtggttgtgagctgcccggtACCTGGTGCTGGGAACATCTCCGATGCCCTTATtctccaagccatctctccagctcctactgTGACATCCTTAGACTAGGCACAGGTATTAAAGTCTTAAAAGTGTCTACCCTTTGCCTTTCAGTATTGAAATGACAAGCAGTTaactcttgggaaaaaaaaaatggacatagaCATCACAGTGAttcacttgggagatagaagcaggggGTTAGGGATTCAAGGTCACCTACTGCTACACAGCAGCTTGTAAGCTGCtcgggctacaggagaccctggctcaaacaaAATTGCTATTCTCTTGCTTTTAGTCTCTGGGTCATGATGAAATCTATACTAGTAAGGCTGGCAGACAAAAGCCCCAAGGATCTGCTCTCACTTTGCTGTCCCAGATTTCTCTTCCACCCACCTCATCCTACTTTCTGCTACACTAGGTCCATTGTTTCCCTGTTACTGCCGAGGCTCTTCTTCACAGGCTGCCTTTGCTCAAGGTGTTTGTCTTTATCTGACCTGACTCCAGTCATGCTTAGTGAACAGTAAAATTCTACAATGGCAAAGCCTGCGTGCTCCTAGTGCCCTCTGGGCAGACAGTTGCTAACTCCAAGGTCCCAGTCAGAGTGACACCTCTGGAGCTTATTGTCTTAGACTGTATCTGCTTGTCTGCTCCAGGGAGCAGGGGCTCCTTATCCAAACTCCTGCCACAGTTCATCCCATGGGGGTGTGAGCATAAGAACACCCGCTTTCTCTTAGCTAGTAGCCTCAATAACTTGTACCTTTCCTGACACAGCAGGAGCCCCAAAATGTGTTTCAAGAACTTTATAGTCTAAAGGTAAGGAAGACCGGCAGGTAAATAGTTAAGATGGAAAACTTAGTGGGGTAGAAGTTGGCAAAAATTATAAGTAGCAGAGCAGGTCTGAAATGTTGACATCCTTTTAGCTTGCATGTTCTGATTTTCCCAAGTTCTGCAATTTAGTTAACTGCAGTTTTAAGTCTGTACTTGAAATTTTGTCATGCAGATTTACAGGTAAGCCAAAGATGAGTTTTCAAAGCATTTAAGGCAGTACAAAAAACATCCTTTGGCACTACATCCTCCAAGCAGTGTGTTTGCCAAGAAGTGGCTGTGGCAAAAATAGCCGCTTATCTTTCCTGTCTCAGCATCTCTAGGATCCCCTTAAACTGTCAAAGGCTTAGGAGAAATAATGTCTTCTGGATGAATCTGCAAATTCCTCCattcaaaaagaatgaaaaatattttagcaaGCAGTACAAAGAGTCCTTGCCTCTGGCTTTAAAGCATCAGTTCAAAACTCTGCCAAAACCagcatgttaaataaaaaaacccaaatgtgTATATAAAAGGACACTCAATTAACTTCTCTGCCTGCTGAACCTTAGATCTGCCTTATACTCTACTTATTACAAAGTACTTTTTTAAAGGCACATTTCAAGATATTACACTCTGACAGAAACAATCTGTGCTATTAAACCATAAATGTTAGAGACAAGCCCAGAGTGGCAAACCAGACTAAACCAGTAGATTCTAGACTTATTCTGGATAGGTGCCCATTAAATGATCTGACCAACTTTTCTTACTTGCCCAGAGTCTTCACAGCTGTCTACATACATCCTTTTCTGGATCCCTGCATTTGGGGGCAGGGGTGCTGAGGAAAGGACATGCTACCACCTGTCACCTCACTGTAAGGGTTAGAGAACTGGGTAACCTCcctggttgctgttgttgtccATACTTGCTATGCAGATAACCACCAGGTCATGGTTAAAGGCCAGCTAACTGGTTATAAACAGTAGCAGGAAAGGTACAGTCAAGCACTTCTGTGGCAAGCTTTGAGTCTTTTCCTTGTCCTACAAAATGACAAAGGACCAGACCCATAGCTTTCTCACTGAGGCAGTAAAGTCATTTGGATTAAGAGGATGGGAACCTAGGAGATGATACAGCAGTTAGGGTGCACATATTTCCAAGTCACTATTCAAATGGTCTTTGACCTTGTGTCAAATGCCAATGGATGGCTTATCACTAACCACAGTGCTAGCTCCTGTGAGCTGACCTGAACCTGAGCAGATGGCAGAGCTTCCACCCTGCCCACCATTCACTGAGTGGCAGTCAGCAGTTATCTCTGACGACCCTCAAGTCCACGCAAGCAAAACAACTTACACGATATGACAGGGCTCGTTTCTGTCTTTTAAGCAGTGccctttttcccatttctttttggtAGGAAATGAAGTGCTTATGTATTTTGATCCAGCATGCGTACTTTTAACTCCACACCAAGGTGCATCtagagttaggggaaagggagaaaaagtgTTAAGGAATTTACTTTTCTAAATCTTTGTCATGAACATCACACTGGTATATAACATAGAATTCCAAAAATTAATGCAACAGAAAACAGTTGTAAGGAAAGCATGAAGTCCCAGCCTACACTTTAGACTAATTTTTATCTATCCTATTTCCTTTCTAAATTGGCTGCCGTATGACGTGCTTGGGGGAAAAAGACCTAACTGTACAAGAAGTCTCACTGGCACGCCTCAGCATTTAAGACTGCTCTG is a window from the Mus pahari chromosome 17, PAHARI_EIJ_v1.1, whole genome shotgun sequence genome containing:
- the Rnf139 gene encoding E3 ubiquitin-protein ligase RNF139, producing the protein MAAVGPPQQQVRMAQQQVWAALEVALRVPCLYIIDAIFNSYYDSSQSRFCIGLQIFLRLLGIVVSSIVLILSQRSLFKFYMYSSAFLLAATSVLVNYYAALHIDFYGAYNTSAFGIELLPRKGPSLWMALIVLQLTFGIGYVTLLQIQSIYSQLMILNILVPIMGLITELPLHIRETLVLMSSLILIFNTVLVLVVKLKWFYYSTRYVYLLVRHMYRIYGLQLLMEDTWKRIRFPDILRVFWLTRITAQATVLMYILRMANETESFFISWDDFWDVICNLIISGCDSTLTVLGMSAVISSIAHYLGLGILAFIGSNEEDDRRLGFVAPVLFFILALQTGLSGLRPEERLIRLSRNMCLLLTAVLHFIHGMTDPVLMSLSASHVSSFHRHFPVLFVSACLFILPVFLSYVLWHHYALNTWLFAVTAFCVELCLKVIVSLTVYTLFMIDGYYNVLWEKLDDYVYFVRSTGNIIEFIFGVVMFGNGAYTMMFESGSKIRACMMCLHAYFNIYLQVKNGWKTFMNRRTAVKKINSLPEIKGTHLQEIDDVCAICYHEFTTSARITPCNHYFHALCLRKWLYIQDTCPMCHQKVYIEDEIKDNSNVSNNNGFIAPNENPNPEEALREDAAGSDRELNEDDSTDCDDDVQRERNGGIQHTGAAAAAEFNDDTD